One region of Ornithinibacter aureus genomic DNA includes:
- a CDS encoding ABC transporter ATP-binding protein encodes MATAVSVRDLRKSFGGVRAVDGATWGARAGQITAVLGPNGAGKTTTIECLEGLQRPDAGTVEVLGVDPWGAGPQHRARVGVMLQEGGLPTTSRAVPLLRHLAALYAAPVEPDELVTRLGIDAFARTTVRRMSGGQRQRVALAAALLPRPDVLFLDEPTAGLDPHARLDVWDLVRSETARGACVVVTTHSFEEAERLADHVVILAAGTVVADGPLDQVRAGRTLEDVYFELTAQATR; translated from the coding sequence ATGGCCACCGCAGTCTCCGTCCGCGATCTGCGCAAGTCCTTCGGTGGGGTGCGGGCCGTCGACGGCGCCACGTGGGGTGCGCGGGCGGGTCAGATCACCGCGGTCCTGGGACCCAACGGTGCCGGCAAGACGACGACGATCGAGTGTCTCGAAGGGCTGCAACGCCCGGATGCCGGCACGGTGGAGGTCCTCGGTGTCGACCCGTGGGGGGCTGGCCCCCAGCACCGCGCCCGGGTCGGGGTCATGCTCCAGGAGGGCGGCCTGCCGACGACGAGCCGCGCCGTTCCACTGCTGCGCCACCTCGCGGCGCTGTACGCAGCACCGGTCGAACCCGACGAGCTGGTCACGCGGCTCGGCATCGACGCCTTCGCCCGCACCACGGTGCGGCGGATGTCCGGGGGCCAACGGCAGCGGGTGGCCCTGGCGGCCGCGCTGCTCCCCCGACCCGACGTGCTCTTCCTCGACGAACCCACCGCAGGCCTGGACCCGCATGCCCGGCTCGACGTCTGGGACCTCGTGCGCAGCGAGACCGCACGCGGCGCCTGCGTCGTCGTCACCACGCACTCCTTCGAGGAGGCCGAGCGGCTCGCCGACCACGTCGTCATCCTGGCGGCGGGCACGGTGGTCGCCGACGGCCCGCTGGACCAGGTGCGCGCCGGCCGCACCCTCGAGGACGTCTACTTCGAGCTCACCGCGCAGGCGACACGATGA
- a CDS encoding ABC transporter permease — MSTASTPGAAPARARVLSRAAFETRMLLANGEQLLVSLILPSLALAGLTLSSVPDLGPGARAELALAGALALCVVSTAFTGQAIATGFDRRAGVLRLLGTTPLGRGGLLAAKALAVLSVLGVQVVVIGALGLALGARTPVAGLVPAALTLLLGSACFVALALLLAGTLRAEAVLALANLVWVLLLGLGLIAPTDALPGILAPVAAALPSGALGDAMRLALVDGGWPLAQWAVLAVWGVVAALLASRTFRWSD, encoded by the coding sequence ATGAGCACCGCATCGACACCGGGAGCCGCACCCGCCCGAGCCCGGGTCCTGTCCCGGGCGGCGTTCGAGACCCGCATGCTGCTCGCCAACGGGGAACAGCTGCTCGTGTCGTTGATCCTGCCCTCTCTCGCCCTCGCCGGCCTGACCCTGTCCTCGGTTCCCGACCTCGGGCCGGGGGCCCGGGCCGAGCTGGCCCTCGCCGGGGCCCTGGCCCTGTGCGTGGTCTCGACCGCCTTCACCGGTCAGGCGATCGCTACCGGGTTCGACCGGCGCGCCGGGGTGCTGCGGCTGCTCGGCACCACTCCCCTGGGCCGGGGCGGGCTCCTGGCCGCGAAGGCGCTGGCCGTGCTGTCGGTGCTGGGCGTCCAGGTCGTCGTGATCGGCGCACTCGGGCTGGCTCTCGGGGCCCGCACGCCCGTGGCCGGGCTGGTGCCCGCCGCACTGACCCTGCTGCTGGGCAGTGCCTGCTTCGTCGCGCTCGCGCTGCTGCTCGCCGGCACGCTGCGCGCCGAGGCCGTCCTCGCCCTCGCCAACCTCGTGTGGGTGCTGCTGCTGGGGCTGGGACTGATCGCCCCCACCGACGCGCTTCCCGGCATCCTCGCTCCGGTGGCCGCGGCCCTGCCGTCAGGGGCCCTCGGCGACGCGATGCGCCTGGCACTCGTCGACGGCGGGTGGCCGCTGGCCCAGTGGGCCGTGCTCGCGGTGTGGGGCGTGGTGGCTGCGCTGCTCGCGAGCCGGACCTTCCGGTGGTCGGACTGA
- the tal gene encoding transaldolase — protein MTSTAVTDLAAHGVSVWLDDLSRERLTTGNLANLIEHHGVVGVTTNPSIFQAALSAGHAYDDQVQELARAGASPDQAVMALTTQDVRDACDLFAPIYRSSGGVDGRVSIEVDPRLAHDTAATVAQALDLAAAVDRPNVLIKIPATTEGLPAISQVLAAGVSVNVTLIFALDRYRGVMNAFLTGLEQAREHGIDLSTIHSVASFFVSRVDTEIDARLDALGSDEAAALRGKAAVANARLAYQAYEEVFSTPRWGSLEDAGGHRQRPLWASTGVKDPTYPDTLYVTELVAAGTVNTMPEKTLQAVADHGEVTGDTVTHHYAEAAEVLDSLERLGISYTEVTTRLERDGVAKFEAAWDELLAGVTRELERAQS, from the coding sequence ATGACGAGCACCGCCGTCACCGACCTCGCCGCCCACGGTGTCTCCGTCTGGCTGGACGACCTCTCCCGTGAACGCCTGACCACGGGCAACCTCGCCAACCTCATCGAGCACCACGGGGTCGTCGGGGTGACGACCAACCCCTCGATCTTCCAGGCAGCCCTGTCCGCGGGGCACGCCTACGACGACCAGGTCCAGGAGCTGGCCCGGGCGGGCGCGAGCCCGGACCAGGCCGTCATGGCGCTCACGACCCAGGACGTGCGCGACGCCTGCGACCTGTTCGCCCCGATCTACCGGTCCTCCGGCGGTGTCGACGGCCGGGTCTCGATCGAGGTCGACCCGCGCCTGGCGCACGACACGGCCGCCACGGTGGCACAGGCGCTCGACCTCGCCGCTGCGGTGGACCGCCCCAACGTCCTCATCAAGATCCCGGCGACGACCGAGGGCCTGCCGGCCATCAGCCAGGTCCTCGCCGCCGGGGTCAGCGTCAACGTCACGTTGATCTTCGCCCTGGACCGTTACCGGGGTGTCATGAACGCCTTCCTCACCGGCCTGGAGCAGGCTCGTGAGCACGGAATCGACCTGTCGACGATCCACTCCGTCGCGTCGTTCTTCGTCTCGCGCGTCGACACCGAGATCGACGCCCGGCTCGACGCGCTCGGCAGCGACGAGGCAGCCGCGCTGCGCGGCAAGGCTGCCGTGGCGAACGCACGGCTTGCCTACCAGGCGTACGAAGAAGTCTTCTCGACGCCTCGCTGGGGTTCACTCGAGGATGCCGGTGGGCACCGTCAGCGACCGCTGTGGGCCTCCACGGGCGTCAAGGACCCCACGTACCCGGACACGCTGTACGTCACCGAGCTCGTCGCCGCGGGCACCGTGAACACGATGCCCGAGAAGACGTTGCAGGCCGTGGCCGACCACGGCGAGGTCACCGGCGACACGGTGACCCACCACTACGCCGAAGCGGCCGAGGTGCTCGACAGCCTCGAACGACTCGGCATCTCCTACACCGAGGTCACCACCCGGCTCGAGCGCGACGGTGTCGCGAAGTTCGAGGCCGCGTGGGACGAATTGCTCGCGGGCGTCACCCGTGAGCTGGAAAGGGCACAGTCATGA
- the pssA gene encoding CDP-diacylglycerol--serine O-phosphatidyltransferase, which yields MAGDSTVGDLVSTPAGGRRRILGRWRLVSPSGAQVVSLRQLPKRERARLMAPSMFTTLNMVSGLSSVLLAFRGHFTIAAALIAVSIVLDIADGYVARLIGATSPFGLQLDSLADLISFGLAPAILVHTWALDEWPILAWLVAFLWLACAAFRLARFNVTIDPAADKRYFVGLPSPGAAAVVMATIFALDSPEWGPGSGPWRAWFPLVVSVVPALLMVMTVRFRSFRNLLAPQTRGARLTTAATVLAIIVGLVLAPGLTAVVVAYGYVLTAPLGVLSAPLRERLLGPESIAPPRTRMPSVFLPLEEDDEVDGAQASAVEGPDEG from the coding sequence GTGGCTGGCGACAGCACCGTCGGTGACCTCGTGAGCACGCCCGCAGGGGGCCGGCGCCGCATCCTCGGCCGCTGGCGCCTCGTGTCGCCGAGCGGCGCACAGGTGGTGTCCCTTCGTCAGCTGCCCAAGCGCGAGCGGGCTCGGCTGATGGCGCCGTCGATGTTCACCACGCTGAACATGGTGAGCGGACTGTCGTCGGTGCTACTCGCCTTTCGCGGGCACTTCACCATCGCAGCCGCCCTCATCGCGGTCTCCATCGTCCTGGACATCGCCGACGGCTATGTCGCCCGGTTGATCGGGGCGACGTCCCCGTTCGGCCTCCAGCTCGACTCGCTGGCCGACCTCATCTCCTTCGGGCTCGCCCCTGCGATCCTCGTCCACACCTGGGCGCTGGACGAGTGGCCGATCCTCGCGTGGCTCGTCGCGTTCCTGTGGTTGGCCTGCGCCGCGTTCCGCCTCGCCCGCTTCAACGTCACCATCGACCCGGCCGCCGACAAGCGCTACTTCGTGGGGCTGCCGTCTCCGGGCGCCGCCGCCGTCGTGATGGCGACGATCTTTGCGCTCGACTCGCCGGAGTGGGGACCCGGTTCGGGCCCGTGGCGCGCGTGGTTCCCGCTCGTCGTGAGCGTCGTCCCGGCCCTGCTGATGGTCATGACGGTGCGCTTCCGGTCCTTCCGCAACCTGCTCGCGCCGCAGACCCGGGGCGCCCGCCTCACCACGGCAGCCACCGTGCTCGCGATCATCGTCGGGCTGGTCCTGGCACCCGGCCTCACCGCGGTGGTCGTCGCGTACGGCTACGTGCTGACCGCCCCGCTGGGCGTGCTGAGCGCACCCCTGCGCGAGCGGCTCCTCGGGCCGGAATCGATCGCACCACCGCGCACGAGGATGCCGTCCGTCTTCCTCCCGCTCGAGGAGGACGACGAGGTCGACGGTGCCCAGGCATCCGCCGTCGAGGGCCCCGACGAAGGTTAG
- a CDS encoding ribbon-helix-helix protein, CopG family → MREDEVTDEQIEKWVDEAEAGYDVEALKRRGRGRPGRGAEPMQVVAVRLTADEIAALDAVAEREHLTRSEAIRRALAHYAA, encoded by the coding sequence ATGCGTGAGGACGAGGTCACCGACGAGCAGATCGAGAAGTGGGTCGACGAGGCCGAGGCTGGCTACGACGTCGAGGCACTCAAGCGCCGCGGCCGAGGTCGGCCAGGCAGGGGCGCCGAGCCCATGCAGGTCGTCGCCGTCCGCCTCACTGCCGACGAGATCGCGGCCCTGGACGCAGTCGCCGAACGTGAGCACCTCACCCGATCCGAAGCCATCCGCCGTGCGTTGGCCCACTACGCCGCGTGA
- a CDS encoding phosphatidylserine decarboxylase, translated as MTRIDREAAPATAIAALPSVVALLVGRRGLAAGLAVLPAAIAAFFRDPDRTPDHRPAPVDDVLSPADGKVMYVGPGQDLVAPEGEWQQISIFLSAFDVHVNRAPYGGRVTAVDFRLGKWLAAYKHESAHLNERSDITVERVVDGQVRRVHFRQIVGLMARRVVTRVSVGDEIATGQRIGLMKFGSRMDVFVPRECALLVTAGDRVVAGETVIARWLATAPSVTS; from the coding sequence ATGACGCGCATCGACCGGGAGGCCGCCCCCGCCACAGCCATCGCCGCACTCCCATCCGTCGTCGCGCTGCTCGTGGGCCGGCGAGGGCTGGCGGCGGGTCTTGCGGTGCTGCCAGCGGCGATCGCGGCGTTCTTCCGTGACCCCGACCGAACCCCGGACCACCGCCCGGCGCCCGTCGACGACGTCCTGTCGCCCGCTGACGGCAAGGTCATGTACGTCGGCCCAGGTCAGGACCTCGTGGCACCCGAGGGGGAGTGGCAGCAGATCAGCATCTTCCTGTCCGCCTTCGACGTGCACGTCAACCGGGCGCCCTACGGCGGGCGCGTCACCGCGGTCGACTTCCGCCTGGGCAAGTGGCTGGCCGCCTACAAGCACGAGAGCGCCCACCTCAACGAGCGCAGCGACATCACGGTGGAACGCGTGGTCGACGGGCAGGTCCGACGGGTGCACTTCCGCCAGATCGTGGGCCTCATGGCACGTCGCGTCGTCACCCGGGTGTCCGTGGGCGACGAGATCGCCACGGGTCAACGGATCGGCCTGATGAAGTTCGGTTCGCGGATGGACGTGTTCGTGCCGCGGGAGTGTGCCCTGCTCGTCACGGCCGGTGACCGGGTGGTCGCGGGGGAGACCGTCATCGCCCGGTGGCTGGCGACAGCACCGTCGGTGACCTCGTGA
- a CDS encoding COX15/CtaA family protein: MTSTSTSPITGGPRTDQALRPGSRWLSPILLANLVAEVAIVITGGLVRVTGSGLGCPTWPECVDGSITPTIDQAEGIHKWIEFGNRTLTGVLGLLALATIVAVWRWAPRRAMKVAAVTVFVGVLVQAVLGGITVLLGLHPATVAAHFLVSMGLVAAASYLWIARHETGAAPLPLVPPIVTRLAWATTAVGGVVLFLGTLVTGSGPHSGDADEPARLGFDPRTISWLHADLVMLFVGLVVATWLTARLTSKDADRAPGRAWFAVLAVSLAQGVVGYVQYFTNLPEALVIAHMLGATLLVVALTNGILALRRR, translated from the coding sequence GTGACCAGCACGAGCACGAGTCCGATCACCGGCGGCCCCCGAACGGATCAGGCCCTGCGGCCCGGTTCCCGGTGGCTCTCGCCGATCCTGCTGGCCAACCTCGTCGCCGAGGTCGCGATCGTCATCACGGGCGGGCTGGTCCGGGTGACCGGCAGCGGCCTGGGGTGCCCGACGTGGCCGGAGTGCGTCGACGGCTCGATCACTCCGACGATCGACCAGGCCGAGGGCATCCACAAGTGGATCGAGTTCGGCAACCGCACCCTCACCGGGGTGCTCGGGCTGCTGGCCCTCGCGACCATCGTCGCCGTCTGGCGCTGGGCACCACGACGAGCCATGAAGGTGGCCGCCGTGACCGTCTTCGTCGGCGTGCTCGTCCAGGCCGTGCTCGGCGGGATCACGGTTCTGCTCGGGCTGCACCCGGCGACGGTCGCCGCGCACTTCCTCGTCTCGATGGGTCTGGTCGCAGCGGCGTCCTACCTGTGGATCGCGCGGCACGAGACCGGCGCGGCCCCCCTACCACTCGTCCCGCCGATCGTGACCCGCCTGGCGTGGGCCACCACCGCGGTCGGCGGGGTCGTGCTGTTCCTCGGCACCCTCGTCACCGGGTCGGGGCCACACTCGGGCGACGCGGACGAACCCGCCCGCTTGGGGTTCGACCCGCGCACGATCTCGTGGCTGCACGCCGACCTCGTCATGCTCTTCGTCGGCCTCGTCGTCGCCACCTGGCTCACCGCCCGCCTCACGAGCAAGGATGCCGACCGCGCACCCGGGCGGGCCTGGTTCGCCGTCCTCGCCGTGAGCCTGGCCCAGGGGGTCGTCGGGTACGTGCAGTACTTCACCAACCTGCCCGAAGCGCTCGTCATCGCGCACATGCTGGGAGCGACGCTGCTCGTCGTCGCGCTGACCAACGGCATCCTCGCGCTGCGTCGGCGCTGA
- a CDS encoding toxin has translation MNVHPSALKHGMGAEDAHAAHWAQWVEPLEDDDWPHRELRLGFDTHARLIETIVLVFENGNELVIHAMPAREHYLDLLP, from the coding sequence GTGAACGTCCACCCCAGCGCCCTCAAGCATGGCATGGGCGCCGAGGACGCCCACGCAGCCCACTGGGCGCAATGGGTGGAGCCGCTCGAAGACGACGACTGGCCACACCGCGAACTGCGGCTCGGCTTCGACACCCATGCGCGTCTCATCGAGACGATCGTGCTCGTGTTCGAAAACGGCAACGAGCTCGTGATCCACGCCATGCCAGCACGCGAGCACTACCTCGACCTTCTGCCCTGA
- a CDS encoding helix-turn-helix transcriptional regulator → MVNAETHVLESRTRDRVLRVVSQEGPVSIAALVARLGLTETALRRHVDALHGEGLLEAREASGPKRRGRPAKEWVLTEQGHRALVSDYDHLAGEALRFLGATAGPDAVTAFAEHRAADLESRYAERIATAGKDPASRATALVEALNADGFAASARPVGGADGPLTGVQLCQGHCPVQHVAAEFPQFCEAETEAFSRLLGVHVQRLATLAHGDHVCTTFVPTPTTSTPTSERASS, encoded by the coding sequence GTGGTTAATGCCGAGACGCACGTCCTCGAGTCGCGTACCCGCGACCGGGTGCTGCGTGTCGTGAGCCAGGAGGGGCCCGTCAGCATCGCGGCCCTGGTCGCCCGCCTCGGCCTCACCGAGACCGCCCTGCGCCGCCACGTCGACGCGCTGCACGGTGAGGGCCTCCTCGAAGCCCGTGAGGCGAGCGGCCCCAAGCGTCGCGGCCGCCCCGCCAAGGAGTGGGTGCTGACCGAGCAGGGGCACCGAGCCCTGGTCAGCGACTACGACCACCTGGCGGGCGAGGCGCTGCGCTTCCTCGGAGCAACGGCCGGTCCGGATGCCGTCACGGCGTTCGCCGAGCACCGCGCCGCCGACCTCGAGAGCCGTTACGCCGAGCGCATCGCGACCGCAGGAAAGGACCCCGCGTCCCGCGCCACCGCGCTCGTCGAGGCGCTCAACGCCGACGGTTTCGCGGCATCCGCACGTCCCGTGGGGGGCGCTGACGGCCCGCTGACCGGGGTCCAGCTCTGCCAGGGGCACTGTCCCGTCCAGCACGTCGCCGCCGAGTTCCCGCAGTTCTGCGAGGCCGAGACCGAGGCGTTCTCACGCCTGCTCGGCGTGCACGTCCAGCGACTCGCGACCCTCGCCCACGGCGACCACGTCTGCACCACCTTCGTTCCCACCCCGACCACCTCCACCCCGACCAGCGAGAGGGCCTCGTCATGA
- a CDS encoding heme o synthase has product MPTTTDSPSVPPLARRSTVANYVALTKPRIIELLLVTTVPVMFLAERGVPSVWLVVATLIGGTLSAGAANTFNSVYDRDIDALMHRTSNRPMVTGAITTRNAVLFGAALTVISTLWFALVVNVLSALLSLAAIALYAVGYTILLKRRTSQNIVWGGIAGCMPTLIGWSAVTGTVGWPAVVLFLVIFFWTPPHYWPLSMAFRDDYSTAGVPMLPVERGPVAVGRQIVAYSWVMVATSLVLVPVAPMGWIYVVTAVLSGALFIAEAHRLLRAARGGATGAALKPMRLFHYSITYVTLVFLAVAVDPLLYFPLS; this is encoded by the coding sequence ATTCCGACGACGACCGACTCCCCGTCGGTGCCGCCGCTCGCGCGACGCTCCACGGTGGCCAACTACGTCGCGCTGACCAAGCCGCGCATCATCGAGCTCCTGCTCGTCACCACCGTGCCGGTGATGTTCCTGGCCGAACGAGGCGTCCCCTCGGTGTGGCTCGTGGTCGCGACCCTCATCGGTGGCACGCTCAGCGCCGGGGCGGCGAACACCTTCAACTCGGTGTACGACCGCGACATCGACGCGCTGATGCACCGCACGAGCAACCGGCCGATGGTCACCGGCGCGATCACGACGCGCAACGCGGTGCTGTTCGGTGCCGCGCTGACGGTCATCTCCACGCTCTGGTTCGCGCTCGTCGTCAACGTCCTGTCGGCGCTGTTGTCCCTGGCGGCCATCGCGCTCTACGCGGTCGGCTACACGATCCTGCTCAAGCGCCGCACGTCGCAGAACATCGTGTGGGGCGGCATCGCCGGCTGCATGCCGACCCTCATCGGGTGGTCTGCCGTCACCGGCACGGTCGGCTGGCCCGCAGTGGTGCTCTTCCTCGTGATCTTCTTCTGGACCCCGCCGCACTACTGGCCGCTGTCGATGGCGTTTCGCGACGACTACTCCACGGCCGGGGTGCCGATGCTGCCCGTGGAGCGCGGACCGGTGGCCGTAGGCCGCCAGATCGTCGCCTACTCGTGGGTGATGGTGGCGACGTCGCTCGTCCTCGTCCCGGTCGCCCCCATGGGCTGGATCTACGTGGTGACGGCCGTGCTCTCCGGCGCACTGTTCATCGCCGAGGCACACCGCCTGCTGCGCGCTGCCCGGGGCGGCGCCACCGGTGCCGCCCTGAAGCCGATGCGGCTGTTCCACTACTCGATCACGTACGTGACCCTGGTCTTCCTCGCGGTCGCGGTCGACCCGCTGCTGTACTTCCCGCTGTCCTGA
- the tkt gene encoding transketolase — protein sequence MTSKPASRTSTLTAARSSDLAAPVAKKAGWTDLDVRAVDTARLLAADAVQNAGNGHPGTAMSLAPVAYLLYQNVMTHDPSDPAWLGRDRFVLSCGHSSLTQYVQLFLSGYGLELKDLKALRTWGSLTPGHPEVHHTKGVEITTGPLGSGLASAVGMAMAQRRQRGLLDPEAKAGESVFDHHVWVLASDGDLMEGVAAEASSLAGHQQLGNLTVVYDANQISIEDDTDISFSEDVAMRYESYGWEVIDVDWRRSADPAGTADYTEDVDALLAALTKSRRSRTKPTLVRLHTVIAWPAPTVRGTGKSHGSALGDAEIAATKELLGFDPAKSFEVDKAVLAHAREVKKRGKAVHKEWNARFAAWRKAQPERAALLTRLVDGALPAGFEKSLPVFDADPKGLATRAASGKVLGALAATLPELWGGSADLAESNNTTMAGEPSFIPASRQTPAWKGGPYGRTLHFGIRENAMGMILNGIALEGLTRPYGGTFLVFSDYMRPAVRLAAIQQLPVTFVWTHDSIGLGEDGPTHQPIEHLASLRAMPGLAVVRPADANETAQAWAEILRRGAPAGLALSRQNLPVIDRTEHAKATGVAKGAYVLVDASSGSPDVILVATGSEVSLALAARLQLDKAGVAARVVSMPCREWFEEQGAAYRNKVLPPSVRARVSIEAGVAQGWRDVVGDSGRSVSIEHFGASADAATLFREFGFTPEAVVKAAKDSLAAARKAGQVPGLTETAPRARKDTGTDVGTPKAASRKSAAGK from the coding sequence GTGACCAGCAAGCCCGCCAGCCGCACCTCGACCCTGACCGCCGCCCGCAGCAGCGACCTCGCTGCCCCCGTGGCGAAGAAGGCGGGGTGGACCGACCTCGACGTCCGGGCCGTCGACACCGCCAGGCTGCTTGCCGCCGATGCCGTGCAGAACGCCGGCAACGGACACCCGGGCACCGCGATGAGCCTGGCCCCGGTGGCCTACCTGCTGTACCAGAACGTCATGACCCACGACCCGTCCGATCCTGCGTGGCTGGGCCGTGACCGCTTCGTGCTCTCCTGTGGACACTCCTCGCTCACCCAGTACGTCCAGCTCTTCCTCAGCGGCTACGGCCTGGAGCTCAAGGACCTCAAGGCGCTGCGCACGTGGGGGTCGCTGACCCCCGGCCACCCCGAGGTGCACCACACCAAGGGTGTCGAGATCACCACCGGCCCCCTCGGCTCCGGGCTGGCCTCGGCGGTCGGCATGGCCATGGCGCAGCGCCGCCAGCGCGGACTCCTCGACCCCGAGGCCAAGGCCGGCGAGAGCGTCTTCGACCACCACGTGTGGGTGCTCGCCTCCGACGGTGACCTCATGGAGGGCGTGGCCGCCGAGGCCTCGTCGCTCGCGGGCCACCAGCAGCTGGGCAACCTCACCGTCGTGTACGACGCGAACCAGATCTCCATCGAGGACGACACCGACATCTCGTTCAGCGAGGACGTCGCGATGCGGTACGAGTCCTACGGCTGGGAGGTCATCGACGTCGACTGGCGCCGCAGCGCCGATCCCGCCGGCACCGCCGACTACACCGAGGACGTCGACGCACTGCTCGCCGCACTGACCAAGAGCCGTCGCTCGCGCACCAAGCCGACGCTGGTGCGGCTGCACACGGTCATCGCCTGGCCGGCACCCACCGTCCGCGGCACCGGCAAGTCCCACGGCTCGGCCCTCGGCGACGCCGAGATCGCCGCGACCAAGGAGCTCCTCGGGTTCGACCCGGCGAAGAGCTTCGAGGTCGACAAAGCGGTGCTCGCCCACGCACGGGAGGTCAAGAAGCGGGGCAAGGCCGTCCACAAGGAGTGGAACGCTCGGTTCGCCGCGTGGCGCAAGGCCCAGCCCGAGCGCGCCGCCCTGCTGACCCGGCTCGTCGACGGCGCCCTGCCCGCAGGCTTCGAGAAGTCGCTGCCCGTCTTCGACGCCGACCCGAAGGGGTTGGCGACGCGAGCGGCATCCGGCAAGGTCCTGGGCGCCCTGGCGGCAACCCTGCCCGAGCTGTGGGGCGGGTCGGCCGACCTCGCCGAGTCCAACAACACGACGATGGCGGGTGAGCCCTCCTTCATCCCGGCCTCGCGCCAGACGCCGGCCTGGAAGGGCGGACCCTACGGCCGCACCCTGCACTTCGGCATCCGCGAGAACGCCATGGGGATGATCCTCAACGGCATCGCCCTCGAGGGGCTGACCCGGCCGTACGGCGGCACCTTCCTCGTGTTCTCCGACTACATGCGCCCCGCCGTGCGCCTCGCGGCAATCCAGCAGCTGCCGGTGACGTTCGTGTGGACCCACGACTCGATCGGGCTCGGCGAGGACGGCCCCACCCACCAGCCGATCGAGCACCTCGCCTCGCTGCGGGCCATGCCCGGGCTCGCCGTGGTCCGCCCCGCGGACGCCAACGAGACCGCCCAGGCGTGGGCCGAGATCCTGCGGCGCGGCGCCCCCGCCGGTCTGGCCCTGTCGCGCCAGAACCTGCCGGTCATCGACCGCACCGAGCACGCGAAGGCCACCGGGGTCGCCAAGGGCGCGTACGTCCTCGTCGACGCGTCCTCCGGCTCCCCCGACGTCATCCTCGTCGCCACGGGGTCCGAGGTGTCGCTGGCCCTCGCGGCGCGACTGCAGCTGGATAAGGCCGGGGTCGCGGCCCGGGTCGTCTCGATGCCCTGCCGTGAGTGGTTCGAGGAGCAGGGCGCTGCGTACCGCAACAAGGTGCTGCCCCCGTCGGTCCGGGCGCGCGTGAGCATCGAGGCCGGGGTGGCCCAGGGCTGGCGCGACGTCGTCGGCGACTCCGGTCGGTCCGTCAGCATCGAGCACTTCGGTGCCTCGGCGGATGCCGCGACCCTCTTCCGCGAGTTCGGCTTCACCCCCGAGGCCGTGGTCAAGGCGGCAAAGGACTCCCTCGCGGCAGCGCGCAAGGCGGGGCAGGTTCCCGGCCTGACCGAGACCGCACCCCGGGCTCGCAAGGACACCGGCACCGACGTGGGAACCCCCAAGGCGGCAAGCCGCAAGAGCGCGGCCGGGAAGTGA